The Salvelinus namaycush isolate Seneca chromosome 8, SaNama_1.0, whole genome shotgun sequence genome has a segment encoding these proteins:
- the LOC120052705 gene encoding myc-associated zinc finger protein-like gives MDSSWSNFLFQTPLSQTQSETALQSELLPDMTGSAQSPPTEHIAPPPSTVDTAALNEEPLPEKAVSKPGRPTHICNTCNKQFKNNYNLRRHQSVHTGIKMKDRAAREREDGSKGRGERQTIPLSLLHLSLPSHPPPAESLPQPSPLGNKGGQPVAVSIAPATVTMAAPQVLQAAVVVAGTMVQNQNLGPQPNPNPNQVRKNHACEACGKAFRDVYHLNRHRLSHSDEKPYHCPICQQRFKRKDRMSYHVRSHQGGVEKPYVCPHCAKGFSRPDHLNSHVRQVHSTERPFKCPTCTSAFATRDRLRAHLIRHEEKVPCHICGKLLSAAYITDHMRVHNQSQHHACHLCNRSFTTLTYLRVHAQKHHGQEWKESGGTRGMFGGAGAGGVLLCQLCGVQCKTPTQLQGHMGTHAVTQVQGAPSSSLAGTGTMDVAVSLSGSSTVSLLVTDCSSIAPQPLS, from the exons ATGGATTCTTCTTGGAGTAATTTTCTGTTTCAG ACTCCTCTCTCACAGACCCAGTCTGAGACAGCCCTCCAATCAGAGCTGCTTCCGGACATGACTGGCTCTGCCCAGAGCCCCCCTACAGAGCACATAGCCCCTCCCCCATCCACAGTGGACACAGCCGCCCTGAATGAAGAGCCTTTACCTG aGAAGGCCGTCTCCAAGCCTGGCCGGCCGACACACATCTGCAACACATGTAACAAGCAGTTTAAAAACAACTACAACCTCCGGCGCCATCAGTCGGTGCACACTGGCATCAAAATGAAGGACAGAgcagccagagagagggaggatgggagcAAGGGAAGAGGAGAACGGCAAacaatccctctctccctcctccacctttctctgccctctcatcctcctcccgcAGAATCCCTCCCCCAACCCTCCCCACTTGGAAACAAGGGGGGCCAACCTGTTGCGGTGTCCATCGCCCCAGCTACCGTCACCATGGCTGCGCCCCAGGTGCTCcaagctgcagttgtggttgccGGGACAATGGTACAG AACCAGAATCTGGGGCCTcaacccaaccccaaccccaaccaggTGAGGAAGAACCATGCGTGTGAGGCCTGTGGGAAGGCCTTCCGAGACGTGTACCACCTGAACCGCCACCGGCTTTCCCACTCGGACGAAAAGCCCTACCACTGCCCTATCTGCCAGCAGCGCTTCAAGAGGAAAGACCGCATGAGCTACCATGTACGCTCACACCAAGGAGGGGTGGAGAAACCTTATGTCTGCCCCCACTGCGCCAAGGGATTCTCACG ACCCGACCACCTCAACAGTCACGTCAGACAGGTGCACTCCACTGAGAGACCCTTCAAGTGCCCG ACCTGCACGTCTGCCTTCGCCACGAGGGACCGTCTCCGTGCCCACCTGATTCGCCATGAGGAGAAGGTGCCGTGCCACATCTGTGGCAAGCTCCTCTCTGCCGCCTACATCACCGATCACATGAGGGTCCACAACCAATCACAGCACCATGCCTGCCACCTGTGCAACCGCA GCTTCACCACCCTCACCTACCTGCGTGTCCACGCTCAGAAACACCACGGCCAGGAGTGGAAGGAGAGCGGCGGGACACGGGGCATGTTCGGCGGGGCCGGTGCCGGCGGGGTGCTGCTGTGCCAACTGTGTGGGGTGCAGTGCAAGACACCCACCCAGCTCCAGGGCCACATGGGCACCCACGCCGTCACCCAGGTCCAGGGCGCCCCCAGCAGTAGCCTCGCGGGGACCGGTACCATGGATGTGGCCGTGTCTCTGTCAGGCAGCTCAACCGTGAGCCTGCTGGTCACTGACTGCTCCAGCATCGCCCCCCAGCCTCTCAGCTAG